One genomic region from Caloenas nicobarica isolate bCalNic1 chromosome 22, bCalNic1.hap1, whole genome shotgun sequence encodes:
- the DISP3 gene encoding protein dispatched homolog 3 isoform X1: MDTEDDPLLQDAWLDEEDEEVTFSSRKRREGALLCGKSPCRVRPLRVTLPVSGFWNIVGWVFTNPYCAGFILFLGCAIPAVLAIVMFLHYPALDIDISYNAFEIRNHESSQRFDALALALKSQFGSWGRNRRDLADFTSETLQRLIFEQLQQLHLNASHLGVNARVKRSTTEGRTSSPKPHAHLNPGNQTSRTGRGAPRWDYSSTYISANTQTHAHWRIELIFLARGDSENNIFTTERLVTIHEVERKIMDHPRFREFCWKPHEVLKDLPLGSYSYCSPPSSLMTYFFPTERGGKIYYDGMGQDLADIQGSLELAMTHPEFYWYVDEGLSAENMKSSLLRSEILFGAPLPNYYSVEDRWEEQRRKFQNFVITYVAMLAKQSTSKVQVLYGGTDLFDYEVRRTFNNDMLLAFISSSCIAVLVYILTSCSVFLSFFGIASIGLSCLVALFLYHIVFGIQYLGILNGVAAFVIVGIGVDDVFVFINTYRQATHLKDLRLRMIHTIQTAGKATFFTSLTTAAAYAANIFSQIPAVHDFGLFMSLIVSCCWVAVLFTMPAALGIWTLYVSPLESSCQTSCSQKCTKKSALHLAEDLFVASEATSRAGRDTLPYLDDDIPLLSVEEEPVSLEIGDVPLVSVMPENLQLPAEKNNQGHLITHLQELLEHWVLWSAVKSRWVIVGLFLLVLLLSIFFASRLHPASRAPVLFRPDTNIQVLLDLKYNLSAEGISCITCSGLFQEKPHSLQNNIRTALEKKKRGSGSPWGSKGSTSDTGQQDLQGTVYISKSRSKGRPAIYRFSLNASVPAPWQMVSPGDGEVPSFQVYRAPFGNFTRKLTACVSTVGLLKQMSPRKWMMTTLSCDTKRGWKFDFSFYVAAKEQQQTRKLYFAQSHKPPYHGRVCAAPPGCLLSSSPDGPTKGILYVPSEKAAPKAKLSPTSGFNPCMNTGCGKPAVRPLVDTGAMVFVVFGIRGVNRTRRPDNHVIADMGSVIYDDSFDLFKEIGNLCRLCKAIASNTELVKPGGAQCLPSGYSISSFLQMLHPECKNIPEPNLLPGQLSHGAVGVKDGKVQWISMAFESTTYKGKSSFQTYTDYLKWETFLQQQLQLFPEDSALRHGFQTCEHWKQVFMEIIGVQSALYGLVLSLVICVAAVAVFTTHILLLLPVLLSILGVVCLVVTIMYWSGWEMGAVEAISLSILVGSSVDYCVHLVEGYLLAGENLPLHQAEDPRACRQWRTIEAVRHVGVAIVSSAVTTVIATVPLFFCIIAPFAKFGKIVALNTGVSILYTLTVSTALLSIMGPGTFIRSRTSCLKAVLGVLLAGLLGLCICLALLKSGFEIPLPNGRAL, from the exons ATGGACACAGAGGATGACCCCTTGTTACAGGATGCCTGGCTAgatgaggaagatgaagaggtAACCTTCAGCTCCCGGAAGAGACGGGAGGGTGCTCTGTTGTGTGGGAAAAGCCCATGCAGAGTCAGGCCCCTGCGTGTCACACTGCCCGTGTCTGGCTTCTGGAATATTGTTGGCTGGGTATTTACCAACCCGTACTGTGCCGGCTTCATCCTCTTCCTGGGCTGTGCCATCCCTGCTGTGCTTGCCATTGTCATGTTCCTCCACTACCCAGCCCTGGACATCGACATCTCCTACAACGCTTTCGAGATCCGCAACCATGAGTCCTCTCAGCGCTTTGATGCGCTTGCCTTGGCCCTCAAGTCTCAGTTTGGGTCATGGGGGAGGAACCGCCGGGACCTGGCTGACTTCACCTCTGAAACCCTGCAGAGACTCATCTttgagcagctccagcagcttcacCTCAATGCTTCCCATCTCGGGGTCAATGCACGGGTCAAGCGCAGCACCACAGAGGGCAGGACGAGCTCCCCCAAGCCCCATGCCCACCTGAACCCCGGAAACCAAACTTCCCGAACTGGGAGGGGTGCCCCACGCTGGGACTACTCCAGCACTTACATCAGCGccaacacacagacacatgccCACTGGCGCATTGAGCTCATTTTTCTGGCTCGAGGGGACTCTGAAAACAACATCTTCACCACTGAGCGCCTGGTTACCATCCATGAGGTCGAGCGCAAGATCATGGACCACCCTCGCTTCCGGGAGTTCTGCTGGAAACCCCATGAGGTGTTGAAGGACCTGCCCCTGGGCTCCTACTCCTACtgctcccctcccagctccctcatGACATACTTCTTCCCCACtgagagaggagggaagatTTACTATGATGGCATGGGACAAGACCTTGCTGATATCCAAG GGTCGCTGGAGCTGGCCATGACCCACCCTGAATTCTACTGGTATGTGGATGAGGGCTTGTCTGCTGAGAACATGAAAAGCTCCCTGCTGCGGAGCGAAATCCTCTTTGGGGCACCACTGCCAAACTACTACTCGGTGGAGGACCGCTGGGAGGAGCAGCGCCGCAAGTTCCAGAACTTTGTCATCACCTACGTGGCCATGCTGGCCAAGCAATCCACAAG CAAAGTCCAGGTGCTGTACGGAGGGACAGATTTGTTTGACTATGAAGTGAGGCGGACCTTCAACAATGACATGTTGCTGGCCTTCATCAGCAGTAGCTGCATAGCCGTCTTGGTCTACATCCTTACCTCCTGCTCAG TGTTCCTGTCATTCTTTGGCATTGCCAGTATTGGCCTAAGCTGCCTGGTGGCTCTGTTCCTGTACCACATCGTGTTTGGGATCCAGTACCTGGGTATACTCAATGGTGTGGCTGCCTTTGTCATTGTGGGGATTG GAGTTGATGATGTCTTTGTTTTCATCAATACCTACCGCCAAGCCACCCACCTCAAGGACCTGCGGCTGCGCATGATCCATACTATCCAGACAGCGGGGAAGGCCACCTTCTTCACTTCTCTGACCACGGCTGCAGCATATGCTGCCAACATCTTCTCTCAG ATCCCAGCCGTGCATGACTTTGGGCTCTTTATGTCGCTGattgtgtcctgctgctgggtaGCTGTGCTCTTCACCATGCCAGCTGCTCTTGGAATATGGACTCTTTATGTGTCCCCGCTAGAGAGTTCCTGCCAAACCAG CTGTAGTCAGAAGTGCACCAAGAAGAGTGCCTTGCATCTGGCTGAAGATCTGTTCGTTGCCTCAGAGGCCACCTCCAGAGCAGGCAGAGACACGCTTCCCTATCTTGATGATGACATCCCACTGCTCAGCGTGGAGGAGGAGCCTG tctCCCTGGAAATAGGGGATGTCCCATTGGTATCTGTGATGCCAGAAAATCTGCAACTTCCTGCTGAGAAGAACAACCAGGGTCACTTGATAACTcatctgcaggagctgctggaacacTGGGTGCTGTGGTCTGCAGTGAAGAGCAGATGGGTGATTGTGG GGctctttcttctggttttgctccTGTCCATATTCTTTGCCAGCCGCCTCCATCCAGCTAGCCGTGCTCCAGTCTTGTTCCGGCCAGACACCAACATCCAGGTGCTGCTAGACCTGAAATACAACCTGAGTGCTGAAGGCATCTCCTGCATTACCTGCTCAG GTTTGTTTCAGGAAAAGCCCCACAGTTTGCAGAACAACATCCGAACcgccttggaaaaaaagaagaggggcTCAGGGTCACCTTGGGGAAGCAAAGGGAGCACAAGTGATACAGGGCAGCAAG ATCTCCAGGGGACTGTGTATATCTCCAAGTCCAGAAGCAAGGGCAGGCCAGCCATCTACAGATTCTCGCTCAATGCCAGTGTCCCTGCCCCCTGGCAGATGGTGTCACCAGGAGATGGGGAGGTGCCTTCATTCCAG GTGTATAGAGCGCCTTTCGGTAACTTCACCAGGAAGCTGACAGCTTGTGTGTCCACAGTAGGGCTGCTTAAGCAGATGAGCCCCAGGAAGTGGATGATGACCACCTTGTCCTGTGACACCAAGAGAGGCTGGAAGTTTGACTTCAGTTTCTACGTGGCCgccaaggagcagcagcaaacacG GAAACTGTATTTTGCTCAGTCACACAAGCCCCCTTACCATGGCCGAGTGTGTGCAGCACCTCCTGGCTGTCTTCTCAGCTCTAGCCCAGACGGACCCACCAAAGGCATCCTTTATGTTCCCAGCGAGAAAG CAGCACCCAAAGCAAAGCTGTCGCCCACTTCTGGATTTAATCCTTGCATGAACACAGGCTGCGGAAAGCCAGCGGTGCGACCACTGGTCGACACAGGAGCCATGGTGTTTGTAGTGTTTGGTATCAGAGGTGTTAACCGCACAAGACGCCCAGACAACCACGTCATCGCAGACATG GGCAGCGTTATCTATGATGACAGCTTCGACCTCTTCAAAGAGATTGGCAACCTGTGCCGCCTCTGCAAAGCCATCGCCAGCAACACCGAGCTGGTGAAGCCAGGAGGGGCTCAGTGCCTGCCCTCTG gTTACAGCATCTCCTCCTTTCTGCAGATGTTGCACCCTGAGTGCAAGAACATCCCTGAGCCAAACCTGCTGCCTGGACAGCTCTCTCATGGGGCAGTGGGAGTGAAGGATGGGAAGGTGCAATGGATCTCCATGGCATTTGAATCG ACAACCTACAAAGGGAAATCTTCCTTCCAGACTTATACTGACTACCTGAAATGGGAGACATTCCTGCAGCAGCAACTCCAGCTCTTCCCAGAGGACTCTGCTCTCCGGCATGGTTTCCAGACCTGTGAGCACTGGAAGCAGGTCTTCATGGAGATTATAG GAGTGCAAAGTGCCCTGTACGGTCTGGTCCTCTCGCTGGTTATTTGTGTGGCTGCAGTGGCGGTGTTTACCACTcacatcctcctcctgctgccagtgctgctcagcattTTAG GGGTGGTCTGCTTGGTGGTGACCATCATGTACTGGTCTGGCTGGGAAATGGGAGCTGTGGAAGCCATTTCCCTCTCCATCCTCGTTGGCTCCTCCGTGGATTACTGCGTGCACTTGGTGGAGGGCTATCTGCTGGCAGGGGAGAATCTGCCACTGCACCAGGCCGAG GACCCCAGAGCGTGTCGCCAGTGGAGGACAATTGAAGCGGTCCGTCACGTGGGGGTGGCAATCGTCTCGAGCGCCGTCACTACAGTGATCGCCACTGTCCCGCTCTTCTTCTGCATCATTGCCCCTTTTGCCAAGTTTGGGAAGATCGTGGCCCTCAACACAGGAGTGTCCATCCTGTACACGTTAACTgtgagcacagccctgctgagcATCATGGGGCCGGGCACGTTCATCCGCAGCAGGACTTCTTGCCTcaaggctgtgctgggggtgctTCTTGCTGGTCTGCTGGGTCTATGCATCTGCCTCGCCCTGCTGAAGAGTGGATTTGAGATCCCTCTGCCTAATGGGAGGGCCCTTTAG
- the DISP3 gene encoding protein dispatched homolog 3 isoform X2 translates to MDTEDDPLLQDAWLDEEDEEVTFSSRKRREGALLCGKSPCRVRPLRVTLPVSGFWNIVGWVFTNPYCAGFILFLGCAIPAVLAIVMFLHYPALDIDISYNAFEIRNHESSQRFDALALALKSQFGSWGRNRRDLADFTSETLQRLIFEQLQQLHLNASHLGVNARVKRSTTEGRTSSPKPHAHLNPGNQTSRTGRGAPRWDYSSTYISANTQTHAHWRIELIFLARGDSENNIFTTERLVTIHEVERKIMDHPRFREFCWKPHEVLKDLPLGSYSYCSPPSSLMTYFFPTERGGKIYYDGMGQDLADIQGSLELAMTHPEFYWYVDEGLSAENMKSSLLRSEILFGAPLPNYYSVEDRWEEQRRKFQNFVITYVAMLAKQSTSKVQVLYGGTDLFDYEVRRTFNNDMLLAFISSSCIAVLVYILTSCSVFLSFFGIASIGLSCLVALFLYHIVFGIQYLGILNGVAAFVIVGIGVDDVFVFINTYRQATHLKDLRLRMIHTIQTAGKATFFTSLTTAAAYAANIFSQIPAVHDFGLFMSLIVSCCWVAVLFTMPAALGIWTLYVSPLESSCQTSCSQKCTKKSALHLAEDLFVASEATSRAGRDTLPYLDDDIPLLSVEEEPVSLEIGDVPLVSVMPENLQLPAEKNNQGHLITHLQELLEHWVLWSAVKSRWVIVGLFLLVLLLSIFFASRLHPASRAPVLFRPDTNIQVLLDLKYNLSAEGISCITCSGLFQEKPHSLQNNIRTALEKKKRGSGSPWGSKGSTSDTGQQDLQGTVYISKSRSKGRPAIYRFSLNASVPAPWQMVSPGDGEVPSFQVYRAPFGNFTRKLTACVSTVGLLKQMSPRKWMMTTLSCDTKRGWKFDFSFYVAAKEQQQTRKLYFAQSHKPPYHGRVCAAPPGCLLSSSPDGPTKGILYVPSEKAPKAKLSPTSGFNPCMNTGCGKPAVRPLVDTGAMVFVVFGIRGVNRTRRPDNHVIADMGSVIYDDSFDLFKEIGNLCRLCKAIASNTELVKPGGAQCLPSGYSISSFLQMLHPECKNIPEPNLLPGQLSHGAVGVKDGKVQWISMAFESTTYKGKSSFQTYTDYLKWETFLQQQLQLFPEDSALRHGFQTCEHWKQVFMEIIGVQSALYGLVLSLVICVAAVAVFTTHILLLLPVLLSILGVVCLVVTIMYWSGWEMGAVEAISLSILVGSSVDYCVHLVEGYLLAGENLPLHQAEDPRACRQWRTIEAVRHVGVAIVSSAVTTVIATVPLFFCIIAPFAKFGKIVALNTGVSILYTLTVSTALLSIMGPGTFIRSRTSCLKAVLGVLLAGLLGLCICLALLKSGFEIPLPNGRAL, encoded by the exons ATGGACACAGAGGATGACCCCTTGTTACAGGATGCCTGGCTAgatgaggaagatgaagaggtAACCTTCAGCTCCCGGAAGAGACGGGAGGGTGCTCTGTTGTGTGGGAAAAGCCCATGCAGAGTCAGGCCCCTGCGTGTCACACTGCCCGTGTCTGGCTTCTGGAATATTGTTGGCTGGGTATTTACCAACCCGTACTGTGCCGGCTTCATCCTCTTCCTGGGCTGTGCCATCCCTGCTGTGCTTGCCATTGTCATGTTCCTCCACTACCCAGCCCTGGACATCGACATCTCCTACAACGCTTTCGAGATCCGCAACCATGAGTCCTCTCAGCGCTTTGATGCGCTTGCCTTGGCCCTCAAGTCTCAGTTTGGGTCATGGGGGAGGAACCGCCGGGACCTGGCTGACTTCACCTCTGAAACCCTGCAGAGACTCATCTttgagcagctccagcagcttcacCTCAATGCTTCCCATCTCGGGGTCAATGCACGGGTCAAGCGCAGCACCACAGAGGGCAGGACGAGCTCCCCCAAGCCCCATGCCCACCTGAACCCCGGAAACCAAACTTCCCGAACTGGGAGGGGTGCCCCACGCTGGGACTACTCCAGCACTTACATCAGCGccaacacacagacacatgccCACTGGCGCATTGAGCTCATTTTTCTGGCTCGAGGGGACTCTGAAAACAACATCTTCACCACTGAGCGCCTGGTTACCATCCATGAGGTCGAGCGCAAGATCATGGACCACCCTCGCTTCCGGGAGTTCTGCTGGAAACCCCATGAGGTGTTGAAGGACCTGCCCCTGGGCTCCTACTCCTACtgctcccctcccagctccctcatGACATACTTCTTCCCCACtgagagaggagggaagatTTACTATGATGGCATGGGACAAGACCTTGCTGATATCCAAG GGTCGCTGGAGCTGGCCATGACCCACCCTGAATTCTACTGGTATGTGGATGAGGGCTTGTCTGCTGAGAACATGAAAAGCTCCCTGCTGCGGAGCGAAATCCTCTTTGGGGCACCACTGCCAAACTACTACTCGGTGGAGGACCGCTGGGAGGAGCAGCGCCGCAAGTTCCAGAACTTTGTCATCACCTACGTGGCCATGCTGGCCAAGCAATCCACAAG CAAAGTCCAGGTGCTGTACGGAGGGACAGATTTGTTTGACTATGAAGTGAGGCGGACCTTCAACAATGACATGTTGCTGGCCTTCATCAGCAGTAGCTGCATAGCCGTCTTGGTCTACATCCTTACCTCCTGCTCAG TGTTCCTGTCATTCTTTGGCATTGCCAGTATTGGCCTAAGCTGCCTGGTGGCTCTGTTCCTGTACCACATCGTGTTTGGGATCCAGTACCTGGGTATACTCAATGGTGTGGCTGCCTTTGTCATTGTGGGGATTG GAGTTGATGATGTCTTTGTTTTCATCAATACCTACCGCCAAGCCACCCACCTCAAGGACCTGCGGCTGCGCATGATCCATACTATCCAGACAGCGGGGAAGGCCACCTTCTTCACTTCTCTGACCACGGCTGCAGCATATGCTGCCAACATCTTCTCTCAG ATCCCAGCCGTGCATGACTTTGGGCTCTTTATGTCGCTGattgtgtcctgctgctgggtaGCTGTGCTCTTCACCATGCCAGCTGCTCTTGGAATATGGACTCTTTATGTGTCCCCGCTAGAGAGTTCCTGCCAAACCAG CTGTAGTCAGAAGTGCACCAAGAAGAGTGCCTTGCATCTGGCTGAAGATCTGTTCGTTGCCTCAGAGGCCACCTCCAGAGCAGGCAGAGACACGCTTCCCTATCTTGATGATGACATCCCACTGCTCAGCGTGGAGGAGGAGCCTG tctCCCTGGAAATAGGGGATGTCCCATTGGTATCTGTGATGCCAGAAAATCTGCAACTTCCTGCTGAGAAGAACAACCAGGGTCACTTGATAACTcatctgcaggagctgctggaacacTGGGTGCTGTGGTCTGCAGTGAAGAGCAGATGGGTGATTGTGG GGctctttcttctggttttgctccTGTCCATATTCTTTGCCAGCCGCCTCCATCCAGCTAGCCGTGCTCCAGTCTTGTTCCGGCCAGACACCAACATCCAGGTGCTGCTAGACCTGAAATACAACCTGAGTGCTGAAGGCATCTCCTGCATTACCTGCTCAG GTTTGTTTCAGGAAAAGCCCCACAGTTTGCAGAACAACATCCGAACcgccttggaaaaaaagaagaggggcTCAGGGTCACCTTGGGGAAGCAAAGGGAGCACAAGTGATACAGGGCAGCAAG ATCTCCAGGGGACTGTGTATATCTCCAAGTCCAGAAGCAAGGGCAGGCCAGCCATCTACAGATTCTCGCTCAATGCCAGTGTCCCTGCCCCCTGGCAGATGGTGTCACCAGGAGATGGGGAGGTGCCTTCATTCCAG GTGTATAGAGCGCCTTTCGGTAACTTCACCAGGAAGCTGACAGCTTGTGTGTCCACAGTAGGGCTGCTTAAGCAGATGAGCCCCAGGAAGTGGATGATGACCACCTTGTCCTGTGACACCAAGAGAGGCTGGAAGTTTGACTTCAGTTTCTACGTGGCCgccaaggagcagcagcaaacacG GAAACTGTATTTTGCTCAGTCACACAAGCCCCCTTACCATGGCCGAGTGTGTGCAGCACCTCCTGGCTGTCTTCTCAGCTCTAGCCCAGACGGACCCACCAAAGGCATCCTTTATGTTCCCAGCGAGAAAG CACCCAAAGCAAAGCTGTCGCCCACTTCTGGATTTAATCCTTGCATGAACACAGGCTGCGGAAAGCCAGCGGTGCGACCACTGGTCGACACAGGAGCCATGGTGTTTGTAGTGTTTGGTATCAGAGGTGTTAACCGCACAAGACGCCCAGACAACCACGTCATCGCAGACATG GGCAGCGTTATCTATGATGACAGCTTCGACCTCTTCAAAGAGATTGGCAACCTGTGCCGCCTCTGCAAAGCCATCGCCAGCAACACCGAGCTGGTGAAGCCAGGAGGGGCTCAGTGCCTGCCCTCTG gTTACAGCATCTCCTCCTTTCTGCAGATGTTGCACCCTGAGTGCAAGAACATCCCTGAGCCAAACCTGCTGCCTGGACAGCTCTCTCATGGGGCAGTGGGAGTGAAGGATGGGAAGGTGCAATGGATCTCCATGGCATTTGAATCG ACAACCTACAAAGGGAAATCTTCCTTCCAGACTTATACTGACTACCTGAAATGGGAGACATTCCTGCAGCAGCAACTCCAGCTCTTCCCAGAGGACTCTGCTCTCCGGCATGGTTTCCAGACCTGTGAGCACTGGAAGCAGGTCTTCATGGAGATTATAG GAGTGCAAAGTGCCCTGTACGGTCTGGTCCTCTCGCTGGTTATTTGTGTGGCTGCAGTGGCGGTGTTTACCACTcacatcctcctcctgctgccagtgctgctcagcattTTAG GGGTGGTCTGCTTGGTGGTGACCATCATGTACTGGTCTGGCTGGGAAATGGGAGCTGTGGAAGCCATTTCCCTCTCCATCCTCGTTGGCTCCTCCGTGGATTACTGCGTGCACTTGGTGGAGGGCTATCTGCTGGCAGGGGAGAATCTGCCACTGCACCAGGCCGAG GACCCCAGAGCGTGTCGCCAGTGGAGGACAATTGAAGCGGTCCGTCACGTGGGGGTGGCAATCGTCTCGAGCGCCGTCACTACAGTGATCGCCACTGTCCCGCTCTTCTTCTGCATCATTGCCCCTTTTGCCAAGTTTGGGAAGATCGTGGCCCTCAACACAGGAGTGTCCATCCTGTACACGTTAACTgtgagcacagccctgctgagcATCATGGGGCCGGGCACGTTCATCCGCAGCAGGACTTCTTGCCTcaaggctgtgctgggggtgctTCTTGCTGGTCTGCTGGGTCTATGCATCTGCCTCGCCCTGCTGAAGAGTGGATTTGAGATCCCTCTGCCTAATGGGAGGGCCCTTTAG